GATACCTACAACATCGCCAAGCGTACCCTTGCCGTCGTCACTGCACCGCCTAGTTCCTTCAAACTCAGCCCCATCCCTCCATCGGCTGACTGGCAATTTCACATTGCTGAAGGCTGTCCCGCACACTGTCAATACTGTTATTTAGCAGGTAGTTTATCAGGGCCACCCGTGATTCGCGTCTTTGCGAACTTGCCCCAGATATTGGAGAATCTGGCAGCTTACGAAGGACAAAGTGACGCCACAAGTTTTGAGGTTAGCTGCTACACTGACCCCCTGGGTATCGAGCATTTAACCGGCAGCCTCGCTGAATGTATCCGCTACTTTGGGACGCGGACGAACGGATATCTGCGTTGGGTTTCTAAGTTCGATGCGGTGGATGAATTACTCGACTTGCCCCACAATGGTCACACCCGTTGTCGAATCAGTGTGAACGCCGATCCGGTGTCTCGTCGGTTTGAAGGCGGTACAGCGTCGGTAGCTTCCCGGCTTCAAGCTTTGCGGCGGTTAGCTTTACCTCGATCTTCTGGCGGTGGCGAGTATCCAGTGGGTTTAGTGATTGCGCCGATTATGCCTATCGAGGATTGGGAGACACATTACACTCGTTTGCTTGACTCGATTAGCGAAGCACTCGATTTTGATTGTGACTTGACGTTCGAGTTGATTTCCCATCGCTTCACCCCTGGATCAAAAGAGGTTTTGCAAACTTGGTATCCCCAATCAAAGCTGGACATGGATGAAGAAACACGCACTGTTAAGCGTAACAAGTTTGGTGGCACCAAGTATGTTTATGACACTGACACGATGAAGACGCTACGGCGCTTTTTTGAGGGTGAGATTACTAAGCGCTTTCCCCAAGGTCGCATTCTCTACTGGACTTAAGATTTCTAGCTAAATCTAATCTTATTCGCTGACCAAAATTACAGGTCAGCTTTTTTTATATTTTGAGCAAGTTTGCAAGGATTGAGGATGCGATCGCATTCCTTGACATGACACCCTCCTTGGCTAGCTCCCGGAACGCTTAACCATGATGCTTGGCTTCACTTCCTTGAAATCGGCACGATCTAAATTATCTGTTTTATTTTATTTGTTTATTTATTTATCGTTTCCATGCCGGGGAAATCCACAATTCATTTGTTTAGGCTGTAAACCTTGCTGTGCATACTTTTCGCCTTTCTTAGCCAACTGAGAATTCCGGTTGATCTAGAACCCTTATTCAACCTTGAGAGGTACAACCACAGACTGACTACCGGCTGCCAGATGTACTCCTTTAGCCCGGTGTAAGTCTTTTCCTTGGCTTGTTAAATAGGTACTAGATGAGAATGACTTGCAACAAAATAGCGTGAGGTCGTTTAAATTCAAAAGATTAATACAAAGGATCATCTGATTATGACTGACAATAAGCAACCCATCAATAAGCAAGACGAAAATACAAATACCGAAAATCAGCAACCTGAAACTAATTCCTCAGGTACAGGTATCGGTGCTGGAATAGCTGGCGCAGCAGCGGGTACTGTACTTGGTGGTCGAGTCGGAGGAATCGTTGGTGCAGTAGCGGGTGCAGTAGCTGGCGCTTTAGCTGGTAGAGGTACAGCCGAGACGGTTCATAATACCGCAGAAGGTATTGTGGACGCAGTAAAAGGTGTCGCTGAAAATGTGAACCACACCGTAGAAGATATAGGCGGTAGCGTAAAACAGACTGCTCAGGAGGTCAAGCCTTCTGTAATTGGTGCAGTAGACGCGGTTAAAGAGACAGTTCAGGAGTCAAAGCCTTCTGTCGTCAGCACAATAGACGCAGTGAAGGAAACAGTTCAGGAGTCAAAGCCTTCTGTCGTCAGCACAGTAGACGCAGTGAAGGAGACAGTTCAAGAGTCTAAGCCTTCTGTAGTAGACGCTGTAAAGAGTGCTTCTGAGGAAGCCAAGCCAGCAGTCAGAAGCGTAGCAAACGCTGTGAAAGATACCGTTAATGATGTGAAGCCAGCGGTCAAAGATGCAGCCAACTCCTTCAAGGATGCATCTCGCAATGTCGGAGACTCTGTTAAGGGTGCGTCTGAGGATGTGAAACCAGCGATAAAAGATGCAGCTAACTCCTTTAAGGATGCAACGCATAATGTTGCAGACTCCGTTAAAGG
Above is a window of Coleofasciculus sp. FACHB-1120 DNA encoding:
- a CDS encoding spore photoproduct lyase family protein; protein product: MHAIADNISSPEAPSTRLWMPERVLFTPAALDEPYGQQILSRVQALNLPIEELPRNRLTGLRGESDCDTYNIAKRTLAVVTAPPSSFKLSPIPPSADWQFHIAEGCPAHCQYCYLAGSLSGPPVIRVFANLPQILENLAAYEGQSDATSFEVSCYTDPLGIEHLTGSLAECIRYFGTRTNGYLRWVSKFDAVDELLDLPHNGHTRCRISVNADPVSRRFEGGTASVASRLQALRRLALPRSSGGGEYPVGLVIAPIMPIEDWETHYTRLLDSISEALDFDCDLTFELISHRFTPGSKEVLQTWYPQSKLDMDEETRTVKRNKFGGTKYVYDTDTMKTLRRFFEGEITKRFPQGRILYWT
- a CDS encoding DUF2382 domain-containing protein, with translation MTDNKQPINKQDENTNTENQQPETNSSGTGIGAGIAGAAAGTVLGGRVGGIVGAVAGAVAGALAGRGTAETVHNTAEGIVDAVKGVAENVNHTVEDIGGSVKQTAQEVKPSVIGAVDAVKETVQESKPSVVSTIDAVKETVQESKPSVVSTVDAVKETVQESKPSVVDAVKSASEEAKPAVRSVANAVKDTVNDVKPAVKDAANSFKDASRNVGDSVKGASEDVKPAIKDAANSFKDATHNVADSVKGASEDVKPAVKDAANSVKDATHNVADSVKGASEDVKPAVKDAANSVKGATQDVKSSVQSSAKDAANSVKGATQDAKSSVKGAANNVKTAAEDAKSTNHQNITPSDNQNVKLYEEQLIAGKAQVKTGEIGIGKRVETKTANVSIPVEKERVVIERTNPVDAGTPVSPSQVDFQNQEVARMEVHEERAYLDKQAFVHEEVNIHKEVDRDTVELQDKVRREKLDVDAQGRTIVDKTNKV